Proteins encoded in a region of the Elaeis guineensis isolate ETL-2024a chromosome 7, EG11, whole genome shotgun sequence genome:
- the LOC105047835 gene encoding uncharacterized protein isoform X1 — MSGSTPVAGGYVRQRHNQGYFSSADDLERQRNSGGYSSTGDDDIEDDACSRPPTYSIPALRRAQTWKQVVETVIWLVFAVFIIYYGDRRSNLISILFWDGRIKRTTLYFGLVGVASDLGLILYSTFFLCGPQKLYEKNEALLSIAPYIIMLGFLSFCLLSFALWPIWSFLSIPLLFTLFMAVMVMPPYLLIGPLRPPEFAARAE; from the exons ATGTCAGGGAGCACGCCGGTGGCTGGTGGCTACGTGAGGCAGAGACACAACCAGGGGTACTTCTCCAGTGCTGATGACCTCGAGAGGCAGAGGAACAGTGGGGGATACTCCTCGACTGGCGATGATGACATCGAGGACGATGCATGTTCAAGGCCACCAACCTATTCAATACCAGCCCTTCGGAGGGCTCAGACATGGAAACAAGTTGTTGAGACGGTAATCTGGCTCGTATTTGCAGTGTTCATCATCTACTATGGTGATCGGCGCTCAAATTTGATCTCTATCTTGTTCTGGGATGGAAGGATCAAGAG GACAACTCTGTATTTCGGCCTTGTAGGTGTTGCATCGGATTTAGGCCTTATTTTATATTCTACATTTTTCTTGTGCGGTCCACAGAAGCTTTATGAGAAAAATGAAGCCTTGCTTTCTATAGCACCATATATCATCATGCTTGGATTCCTCTCATTCTGCTT GTTATCATTTGCTTTATGGCCTATTTGGAGTTTTTTGTCCATTCCTCTTTTG TTTACACTATTTATGGCTGTCATGGTTATGCCACCATACTTGCTAATCGGACCACTTAGACCACCAGAATTTGCAGCCCGTGCTGAGTGA
- the LOC105047834 gene encoding F-box/kelch-repeat protein At1g55270 codes for MSACVKLGERVLDSSASGMSSPASRKMERRNQPPLVDSSACLCRVDTGLKTVAGAKKFVPGSKLCIQPSIKASIHPSKPKAARGDRNRSQSPLLPGLPDDLAIACLIRVPRAEHHKLRRVCKRWYRLLAGNYFYSLRKSLGITEEWVYVIKRDREGRISWDAFDPVYQLWHPLPPIPGEYSGALGFGCAVLSGCHLYLFGGKDPHKGSMRRVIFYSARTNKWHRAPDMLRRRHFFGSCVINNCLYVAGGESEGFHHCLRSAEVYDPNKNRWSFISDMSTAMVPFIGIVYEGKWFLKGLGSQRQVLSEVYVPETDSWYPAFNGMVSGWRNPSVGLDGRLYSLDCEDGCRLRVYDGATDSWSKHMDSKVHLGSSRALEAAALVPLNGKLCIVRNNMSITVVDVAGKDSGDHRWETIAGRGQLKTFLTNLWSNIAGRSRLKSHIVHCQVLQA; via the exons ATGTCTGCTTGTGTGAAGCTTGGAGAGAGGGTTTTGGATTCCTCTGCGTCTGGGATGAGTTCTCCGGCTTCAAGGAAGATGGAGAGAAGAAATCAGCCTCCTTTG GTCGATAGCTCAGCATGCCTTTGCCGAGTAGATACAGGCTTGAAAACCGTTGCTGGGGCTAAGAAATTTGTCCCAGGATCCAAGCTCTGCATTCAGCCCAGCATCAAAGCATCTATCCATCCATCCAAGCCCAAGGCAGCACGAGGAGACCGAAACCGCAGTCAGTCTCCTTTGCTACCCGGCCTCCCAGATGACCTTGCCATAGCTTGCCTGATCCGTGTCCCGCGAGCTGAGCACCACAAGTTGAGGCGAGTCTGCAAGAGATGGTACCGTCTTTTGGCTGGCAACTATTTCTACTCCCTCCGCAAAAGCCTTGGAATTACAGAGGAATGGGTCTATGTCATCAAAAGGGATAGGGAGGGTCGGATATCTTGGGATGCCTTTGATCCTGTATACCAGCTCTGGCATCCTCTGCCACCCATTCCAGGAGAGTACTCTGGAGCCCTTGGATTTGGGTGTGCTGTCCTAAGTGGCTGCCATCTATACTTGTTCGGGGGTAAGGATCCACACAAGGGGTCCATGAGGCGGGTCATCTTCTACAGTGCCAGAACTAACAAGTGGCACCGGGCACCTGACATGCTGCGGCGGCGGCACTTCTTTGGCTCCTGTGTGATAAACAACTGCTTGTATGTGGCTGGCGGGGAGAGTGAAGGGTTCCATCACTGTCTGAGATCGGCAGAGGTCTATGATCCGAACAAGAACCGGTGGTCATTCATATCAGACATGAGCACTGCAATGGTGCCGTTCATTGGGATTGTCTACGAGGGAAAGTGGTTCCTCAAAGGGCTTGGGTCCCAGCGACAGGTCCTGAGCGAGGTGTATGTTCCAGAAACCGACAGCTGGTACCCAGCATTCAACGGCATGGTAAGTGGATGGAGGAACCCAAGTGTTGGCTTGGATGGCCGGCTCTATTCTCTCGATTGCGAAGATGGTTGCAGACTAAGAGTTTATGATGGGGCTACAGACTCTTGGAGCAAACACATGGACAGCAAGGTGCACCTGGGGAGTTCTCGAGCTCTAGAAGCTGCTGCTCTGGTCCctcttaatgggaagctatgcaTCGTCCGAAACAATATGAGCATTACTGTTGTGGATGTTGCAGGGAAAGACAGTGGGGATCACCGCTGGGAGACAATTGCTGGCAGAGGGCAACTCAAGACGTTTCTCACGAATTTATGGTCTAATATTGCAGGCCGTAGCCGTCTCAAGAGTCACATTGTCCACTGTCAGGTCCTCCAGGCTTAG
- the LOC105047835 gene encoding uncharacterized protein isoform X2 — protein MSGSTPVAGGYVRQRHNQGYFSSADDLERQRNSGGYSSTGDDDIEDDACSRPPTYSIPALRRAQTWKQVVETVIWLVFAVFIIYYGDRRSNLISILFWDGRIKRTTLYFGLVGVASDLGLILYSTFFLCGPQKLYEKNEALLSIAPYIIMLGFLSFCLLSFALWPIWSFLSIPLLLFCIAVYTIYGCHGYATILANRTT, from the exons ATGTCAGGGAGCACGCCGGTGGCTGGTGGCTACGTGAGGCAGAGACACAACCAGGGGTACTTCTCCAGTGCTGATGACCTCGAGAGGCAGAGGAACAGTGGGGGATACTCCTCGACTGGCGATGATGACATCGAGGACGATGCATGTTCAAGGCCACCAACCTATTCAATACCAGCCCTTCGGAGGGCTCAGACATGGAAACAAGTTGTTGAGACGGTAATCTGGCTCGTATTTGCAGTGTTCATCATCTACTATGGTGATCGGCGCTCAAATTTGATCTCTATCTTGTTCTGGGATGGAAGGATCAAGAG GACAACTCTGTATTTCGGCCTTGTAGGTGTTGCATCGGATTTAGGCCTTATTTTATATTCTACATTTTTCTTGTGCGGTCCACAGAAGCTTTATGAGAAAAATGAAGCCTTGCTTTCTATAGCACCATATATCATCATGCTTGGATTCCTCTCATTCTGCTT GTTATCATTTGCTTTATGGCCTATTTGGAGTTTTTTGTCCATTCCTCTTTTG CTTTTTTGCATTGCAGTTTACACTATTTATGGCTGTCATGGTTATGCCACCATACTTGCTAATCGGACCACTTAG